The Methanobacterium sp. BAmetb5 genome includes a region encoding these proteins:
- a CDS encoding MATE family efflux transporter yields the protein MNSEIENSKGVDQRISMVTGEPKKAIRVLAIPMIISMFLIMAYNLADSIWVAGLGPNALAALGFINPLFMIVIGLGNGLGAGATSLIARCIGAKNKEGADNAAMHSLILTIVVSAVITVILLLFLKDILLLMGAGVTIDLAMEYGQIVFGGLIFLIFSNVASGILRAEGDVNRPMYVIAATTVLNIILDPIFIYYFGWGVSGAAWATILSSSLSCVVLFYWLLLKRDTYVSFSREDFKASWNVIKNILMVALPASIESLVMSILGVILNLMLVITGGAEAVAVYTAGWRVVMMAMIPPIGIGTAAITVGGAAYGARNYENLSTALSYSAKLGVGIAVVTGLLSYIFAGNIATIFTYSPESAFMAPSIAAFLQVMFLFYLTVPLGITASSIFQGMGKGFTSLILTVLREVVFVAFFSYLFAFTLGFGSPGVWWGIVVGGGLGCAVAYIWATIYVRRLKRNY from the coding sequence ATGAATTCTGAAATTGAAAATTCAAAAGGTGTGGACCAGCGTATCTCCATGGTTACTGGAGAACCTAAAAAGGCAATCAGGGTACTGGCCATCCCTATGATCATTTCTATGTTTCTGATAATGGCTTACAACCTGGCAGACAGCATATGGGTAGCTGGCCTGGGACCAAATGCTCTAGCAGCATTAGGTTTCATCAACCCTCTATTTATGATAGTGATAGGTTTAGGTAACGGTTTGGGGGCTGGTGCAACATCATTAATCGCTCGATGCATAGGAGCTAAGAATAAAGAAGGTGCAGATAACGCAGCAATGCATTCATTAATACTAACAATTGTAGTATCAGCTGTAATAACAGTTATATTGCTGTTATTTTTAAAAGACATCCTTTTACTGATGGGTGCCGGTGTCACCATAGATCTAGCTATGGAATACGGTCAGATAGTATTTGGGGGTCTTATTTTCCTGATATTCTCCAACGTGGCCTCGGGTATTCTCCGGGCAGAGGGGGATGTAAATCGGCCAATGTACGTCATAGCTGCCACTACAGTCCTGAACATCATCCTGGACCCTATATTCATCTACTACTTTGGGTGGGGGGTGAGTGGGGCGGCCTGGGCTACCATTTTATCCAGTAGCCTGTCCTGTGTGGTCCTGTTCTACTGGTTACTGTTAAAAAGAGACACCTACGTGTCTTTCTCGAGAGAAGACTTCAAAGCAAGCTGGAATGTGATTAAAAACATTCTTATGGTTGCTTTACCTGCCAGCATTGAATCTCTGGTCATGTCCATCCTGGGAGTGATCTTAAACCTTATGCTGGTTATAACGGGGGGAGCAGAAGCCGTAGCAGTCTACACTGCGGGCTGGAGAGTGGTGATGATGGCCATGATACCACCGATCGGAATTGGAACGGCAGCAATTACTGTAGGCGGAGCGGCGTACGGTGCCCGGAACTATGAAAACCTTTCAACTGCCTTGAGTTATTCTGCCAAGTTAGGAGTGGGAATAGCAGTGGTAACTGGCTTATTATCCTACATATTTGCCGGGAATATAGCCACCATATTCACCTACTCCCCGGAAAGCGCCTTCATGGCACCATCCATAGCAGCCTTCCTGCAGGTGATGTTCCTCTTCTACCTCACCGTTCCCCTGGGAATCACTGCCAGTTCAATCTTCCAGGGAATGGGCAAAGGATTCACCTCCCTGATACTCACAGTGTTAAGGGAAGTGGTATTTGTGGCATTCTTCTCCTACCTATTTGCCTTCACACTGGGATTCGGATCCCCTGGTGTCTGGTGGGGAATAGTAGTCGGTGGCGGATTAGGATGTGCCGTGGCATACATATGGGCTACTATCTACGTAAGACGCCTTAAAAGGAATTATTAA
- a CDS encoding NAD(P)/FAD-dependent oxidoreductase: MYDVLVIGAGPAGCMAAKKSADAGYDVLLVDKMDLPREKSCSGILIQKSVQMVEAEFGKIPETTFSHPQINRGIVVNTEEGKTFRFESEGYNVWRNLFDQHLALKAEEAGVELKTARAISSREKDNGVTVKFKDREEEARVVIACDGVRSTIKKNILVASNNTNPIITYQTFCRGNVDLEVDFFHAFLNPELSQYDAWFNVKDDYLIMGVGVQDPSLMKTYHSRFLSFLKTNHNAQIDSIVKEEVGIMPHITPEFQVDLGKGRVFFAGDAANLLNPLGEGISSALASGYLAAHAIKSGDNPEDKLNTYKNSMEENIAYMIRQWKFLGGISTRFRCFLD; this comes from the coding sequence ATGTACGATGTTTTGGTGATAGGCGCCGGACCTGCTGGTTGTATGGCTGCTAAAAAAAGTGCTGATGCCGGTTATGATGTTTTATTAGTGGACAAGATGGATTTACCCCGGGAAAAGTCCTGTTCTGGTATTTTAATACAGAAATCAGTTCAGATGGTGGAAGCTGAGTTCGGCAAGATACCGGAGACCACTTTTTCACATCCCCAGATTAACAGGGGAATTGTAGTTAATACTGAAGAGGGAAAGACCTTCCGATTTGAAAGTGAAGGTTACAATGTATGGAGAAACCTATTCGATCAACATTTAGCCCTTAAAGCTGAAGAAGCTGGTGTCGAACTTAAAACCGCCCGGGCAATCTCTTCTCGTGAGAAAGACAATGGAGTGACCGTCAAGTTCAAAGACCGGGAAGAGGAAGCTCGGGTGGTCATAGCGTGTGATGGGGTCAGAAGCACGATTAAAAAGAATATTTTGGTTGCCTCAAATAATACAAACCCCATAATCACTTATCAGACGTTTTGCAGGGGTAATGTTGATCTGGAAGTTGATTTTTTCCATGCATTTTTAAATCCCGAGCTTTCCCAGTACGATGCCTGGTTCAATGTCAAGGATGACTATCTCATTATGGGAGTGGGTGTTCAGGATCCATCCCTTATGAAAACTTATCACTCCCGGTTCCTTTCTTTTCTAAAAACAAACCACAATGCCCAGATAGATTCTATTGTTAAGGAAGAAGTGGGTATTATGCCCCACATAACACCAGAATTTCAGGTAGATCTGGGAAAAGGCAGGGTGTTCTTTGCAGGGGATGCTGCTAATCTCCTGAATCCCCTGGGTGAGGGAATATCCAGTGCACTGGCTAGTGGCTATCTGGCAGCTCATGCTATTAAATCAGGTGATAATCCCGAGGATAAGTTAAATACATATAAAAATAGTATGGAAGAAAATATTGCCTATATGATTAGGCAGTGGAAGTTTCTTGGTGGAATTTCAACTAGATTCAGGTGTTTTCTGGATTAA
- a CDS encoding TetR/AcrR family transcriptional regulator, with translation MSTISRREREKQKRRQEIIDAAEKVFFAKGYDKVTMDEIANKAEVNKALLYYYFKNKETLFFAVNLQGVRILHEIYVRCFNIDTDGYGKVKAMLQGLFDFSREYPEYFRIYCYSGTERFQMSDDEDAQEIVDLSTGMWRIMVEAIIEGIADGTIRNDLDPVEMSIYLNIMATNALNLDFSFQMVLEARGISREKYWEDLLSFLNPALTQRSAWGQK, from the coding sequence ATGTCTACCATTTCCCGAAGAGAACGAGAAAAGCAGAAAAGGCGCCAGGAAATAATAGATGCTGCAGAGAAGGTTTTCTTTGCCAAGGGATATGACAAAGTTACCATGGATGAGATAGCCAACAAAGCAGAGGTTAACAAAGCACTACTCTATTATTATTTTAAAAATAAGGAAACCTTATTTTTCGCAGTAAATCTTCAGGGGGTACGAATTCTCCATGAAATATACGTGCGATGTTTTAATATTGACACTGATGGTTATGGTAAGGTAAAAGCCATGTTACAGGGATTATTTGATTTTTCAAGGGAGTACCCCGAATACTTCCGCATATATTGCTACTCCGGGACCGAAAGATTTCAGATGAGTGATGATGAGGATGCCCAGGAGATCGTGGATCTGAGCACGGGAATGTGGCGTATTATGGTTGAAGCCATAATAGAAGGTATTGCTGACGGAACCATCAGAAATGACTTGGATCCAGTTGAAATGTCCATATACTTAAACATAATGGCCACCAATGCATTAAACCTTGATTTTAGTTTTCAGATGGTGCTGGAAGCCCGTGGAATATCCCGGGAAAAGTACTGGGAAGATCTGTTGAGTTTCCTCAACCCGGCCCTCACCCAGAGGTCTGCTTGGGGCCAAAAATGA
- the mtrA gene encoding tetrahydromethanopterin S-methyltransferase subunit A — protein MVEKKSVEEWPPVVGDYTTGDVESAVAVVTLGSHMENTPVDAGASISGPLHTENLGIEKVIANVVSNPNLRFLVVCGAEVQGHITGQSIKALHENGADPEKKRINGATGAIPFVENLNEEAIQRFRDQVEVIDLVDVEDPRQIQAQIKECLAQDSGAFEEESLVIKLPKEELKSTHSTENT, from the coding sequence ATGGTGGAAAAAAAATCAGTAGAAGAATGGCCCCCAGTGGTGGGTGACTACACCACCGGTGATGTGGAAAGCGCAGTGGCCGTGGTAACCCTAGGCTCCCATATGGAAAATACACCGGTAGATGCCGGGGCAAGTATTTCCGGACCTTTACACACCGAAAACCTGGGTATTGAAAAGGTCATAGCCAACGTGGTTTCCAATCCCAACCTCAGATTTTTGGTGGTGTGCGGTGCCGAAGTTCAGGGACATATCACCGGCCAGAGTATAAAGGCACTCCATGAAAATGGTGCCGACCCAGAAAAGAAAAGAATCAACGGTGCCACTGGAGCCATACCCTTCGTGGAGAACCTGAATGAGGAAGCCATCCAGAGATTCCGGGACCAGGTAGAGGTAATTGACCTGGTGGATGTGGAAGACCCCCGCCAGATCCAGGCCCAGATCAAGGAATGCCTGGCCCAGGATTCCGGTGCCTTTGAAGAGGAATCACTGGTAATAAAACTACCAAAAGAAGAATTAAAAAGCACCCACTCTACTGAAAACACTTAA
- a CDS encoding winged helix DNA-binding domain-containing protein, protein MTNRNSNLVMNRLHNQQLISTKFKKPLELISWLGAIQGQDYAGAKWALGLRLPGITDTYVEKEFAAKTLLRTWIMRGTLHIVSADDIHWMVNLLAPRIIKKNTRRYRELELDDDTLKQSNQVLKESLEGGTELNRKELLDILRQKGIDTEGQRAPYILQRASLDGLICQCGVDSNVPLYMSLDMIPESDMDDDEALAELTRRYFKSRGPATIHDFIWWSGLLTADARTGLEAVKSELNQETINGRTYWYSEEESSLTNTEDPGANIPVVHLLPTYDEYLFAYRDRSASLDLKTRKYLQNHYRSTISLDGQIVGTWRRTFKKSRVLMEYHPFITLNLDEKHALGEAELLYRKFIE, encoded by the coding sequence TTGACTAACCGGAACTCAAACCTGGTAATGAACAGACTTCATAATCAACAACTCATTAGTACCAAGTTCAAGAAGCCCCTTGAGTTAATTTCATGGTTAGGAGCTATCCAGGGTCAGGACTATGCTGGTGCTAAATGGGCACTGGGCCTTCGTTTACCAGGAATTACCGATACTTATGTAGAAAAAGAGTTTGCTGCTAAAACTCTTCTACGGACATGGATTATGAGGGGGACTCTCCACATAGTTTCTGCCGATGATATTCACTGGATGGTCAATTTACTGGCACCCCGTATTATTAAAAAGAATACACGCCGATACAGGGAACTGGAATTAGATGATGATACGTTAAAACAAAGTAATCAGGTGTTAAAAGAATCTCTGGAAGGGGGTACTGAACTTAACCGGAAGGAACTACTGGATATTCTCAGACAAAAGGGCATTGACACAGAAGGGCAACGAGCACCTTATATTCTGCAGAGAGCTTCCCTTGATGGACTTATATGTCAGTGTGGAGTGGATAGTAACGTCCCCCTATATATGTCCCTGGATATGATCCCGGAATCTGACATGGATGATGATGAAGCACTGGCCGAACTCACTCGGCGTTATTTCAAAAGCCGTGGCCCGGCAACTATTCATGATTTCATATGGTGGTCCGGCCTCCTGACAGCAGATGCTCGAACAGGATTAGAGGCAGTTAAATCTGAACTCAATCAGGAAACCATCAATGGGAGAACTTACTGGTATTCTGAGGAAGAAAGTTCACTAACCAATACCGAAGATCCTGGGGCAAACATACCTGTGGTCCATCTTTTACCCACCTACGATGAGTATCTCTTTGCCTACCGTGATCGGAGTGCTTCATTGGACCTTAAAACACGCAAATACCTTCAGAATCATTACCGATCAACCATCTCTTTAGATGGTCAGATCGTAGGCACCTGGAGGCGTACCTTCAAAAAGAGTCGAGTTTTGATGGAATATCATCCCTTTATAACACTTAATCTGGATGAAAAACATGCTCTGGGTGAAGCGGAACTTTTATACAGGAAATTCATTGAATAA
- a CDS encoding CPBP family intramembrane glutamic endopeptidase yields MGSIPELIKNNQLKFYFTLTFVVTWVFFVLPILFSITDPIIAVLVSAIGGSGPALVAIVLSGAIKPKKLETQNLKRWTIFIIFLVLISFLVVLYLGISLNTISITILILIIVNAVIAAYIITGGLAAHEGIRELLNKLYIWKVGLKWYIVALLIFPAITYLSLFFGVFTTGSPLSEILPQISINALYGAILSFFYITLIRGPLREEIGWRGFALPRLQNLYSPLVATLILAVIWTVWHLPLYYNGMYPGGFDAFLTRFTWNIGLTFLFTWIYNHTRGSLLLVTLFHGSINTVGTLIITPPSISGPYSLAYIALINIAAIVVIIVDKMWRKLPEDHGAVYKY; encoded by the coding sequence GTGGGTTCCATCCCTGAATTAATTAAAAACAACCAGTTGAAATTTTATTTTACACTAACTTTCGTAGTTACATGGGTATTCTTTGTTTTACCGATCCTATTCTCCATAACTGATCCCATAATTGCTGTCCTGGTGTCTGCTATTGGTGGTTCTGGCCCTGCTTTAGTTGCAATAGTCCTTTCAGGTGCTATTAAACCCAAAAAACTAGAAACCCAGAACCTTAAAAGATGGACCATTTTTATAATATTCCTGGTATTAATCAGTTTCCTGGTTGTTTTATACTTAGGAATCTCTTTAAACACGATTTCTATCACAATATTGATTCTAATAATTGTTAATGCAGTAATAGCTGCTTATATAATTACTGGAGGATTAGCGGCTCATGAAGGGATACGAGAGCTTCTGAACAAACTGTATATCTGGAAGGTGGGTTTAAAATGGTACATTGTTGCCCTATTAATATTCCCGGCCATAACCTACCTTTCGCTTTTCTTCGGTGTTTTTACTACTGGTTCTCCCCTTAGTGAAATATTACCTCAAATTTCCATCAATGCTCTTTACGGAGCTATTCTCTCTTTCTTTTACATTACTCTGATTCGTGGCCCTTTAAGGGAGGAAATAGGTTGGAGAGGATTTGCACTGCCACGATTACAGAATCTTTACTCTCCTCTTGTGGCCACGTTAATTTTAGCTGTAATCTGGACAGTCTGGCATTTGCCACTTTATTACAATGGTATGTATCCTGGTGGATTTGATGCATTCCTAACCAGATTCACCTGGAATATCGGACTTACCTTCCTCTTTACCTGGATTTATAATCATACTCGAGGCAGTTTACTACTAGTCACCTTATTCCATGGTTCAATTAACACGGTAGGGACCCTGATTATCACTCCTCCGAGCATATCCGGACCATATTCACTAGCCTACATTGCATTAATTAATATTGCAGCAATTGTGGTCATCATAGTGGATAAAATGTGGCGTAAACTACCTGAAGACCATGGAGCAGTATATAAGTATTGA
- a CDS encoding SRPBCC family protein codes for MVSVNEKAPVLAKVEIEIDADPHTVWDILTDIEAWPRWNPDVKEVILHGKLEPGTHFQWKAGPGKISSVLQNIEPPHRIAWTGKTMGINAIDVFKIEGVEGKTRVVEEESWEGLLSRAMHGQFQKMLEESLNSGLEHLKIEAERVHNQE; via the coding sequence ATGGTTAGTGTCAATGAAAAGGCTCCTGTCCTGGCTAAAGTGGAAATTGAAATTGATGCCGATCCCCATACAGTGTGGGATATTTTAACTGATATTGAAGCCTGGCCCCGTTGGAATCCTGATGTAAAAGAAGTTATACTTCATGGTAAATTAGAACCAGGAACACATTTCCAGTGGAAAGCTGGTCCAGGGAAAATTTCATCGGTTCTGCAGAATATAGAACCACCACACCGTATAGCCTGGACCGGGAAGACCATGGGCATCAATGCCATTGATGTTTTCAAAATCGAGGGCGTGGAGGGTAAAACCCGTGTAGTAGAGGAGGAATCCTGGGAAGGTCTCCTCAGCCGTGCCATGCACGGTCAATTTCAAAAAATGCTGGAAGAATCCCTGAACTCCGGCCTGGAGCACCTTAAAATCGAAGCAGAACGCGTCCATAATCAGGAGTAA
- a CDS encoding L-2-amino-thiazoline-4-carboxylic acid hydrolase: MVEAKDYYTSKKSEFFTQFDGFCERVGTLIEEKYGEKFKNEVMGEIRGEFELIFDEIPYIGGDENFLTMDLVSAAQDLALYQVLKRHDKPVKEIGEIAYQESEQYLRDNADLIPPMTHPKYVFYIEMAAKESLKRKYPGDWAYEFIPGDRANDYGLDFIECGIQKLFHDHDADEFTPYLCAMDIPMSECGNLGVHRTQTLTEGGDRCDFRYKGGRETEVASTVIKK, encoded by the coding sequence ATGGTCGAGGCAAAAGATTACTATACATCCAAGAAATCCGAGTTTTTCACCCAGTTTGATGGCTTCTGTGAACGTGTGGGAACTTTGATAGAAGAAAAATACGGGGAAAAATTTAAAAATGAGGTTATGGGTGAGATTAGAGGGGAATTTGAACTTATTTTTGATGAAATACCCTACATTGGTGGGGATGAAAATTTTTTAACCATGGACCTTGTTTCTGCGGCCCAGGACCTGGCCCTGTATCAGGTCCTGAAAAGGCATGATAAGCCCGTGAAAGAAATTGGGGAGATAGCTTACCAGGAATCTGAACAATATTTAAGGGATAATGCAGATTTAATTCCCCCTATGACCCATCCCAAGTACGTTTTTTACATTGAAATGGCAGCCAAAGAGTCCCTGAAGAGGAAATATCCTGGTGACTGGGCCTACGAATTCATCCCTGGAGACAGGGCGAATGATTATGGACTGGATTTCATTGAGTGTGGAATACAGAAGTTATTCCATGACCACGATGCCGATGAATTCACCCCTTACCTGTGTGCCATGGACATTCCCATGAGTGAATGCGGAAATTTGGGCGTGCATCGCACTCAAACCCTGACCGAAGGTGGTGATCGGTGTGATTTCCGGTACAAAGGTGGAAGGGAAACTGAAGTTGCGAGTACGGTGATTAAAAAGTAG
- a CDS encoding serine hydrolase, translated as MGHTTGFSSSSSPGSSPGPSPGPGPIPDPMYQVISLFDQYVKSTFSKASQAGLPGAAVVLIYKGKIVSMNALGVRDLESGLPVTPDTLFLLASVTKSFSATNVAQQVDKGLMRWNDTVNTYFNDPNEFDLYDPTAYNDLTIADCLKHTSGLPAAEGDPEAFTFNNSYSHMLYNQRFVLNTSALGTTHQYNNIMYALGGYSAAIANNKAWVDLIKEELLNPLGMNTATTNLSDFLNSPNHATHYISYYNDSGSIIRTPSYPPALDEIGPAGSMGASINQLVNWLNFQLAGTGMFNGQIIVSKENLDATRTGYVYIDDKNDTMYGYGWDIDKTHISHAGSIPSSKAFVNFYPSTGVGMAILTNEGSMGDAFRMSVYKKLIDLMNGDETSDFWPIFYDTYKPVYQQAPDNPTGPGDLANYPGVYLNDFYGNITIKLENNVLISYYCLNDQSFNLTHWNDTTFAARSNGDLLTFKNLTDGKYQQLVTYVAPDYTVIPTNVTNTFNRTE; from the coding sequence TTGGGACATACTACTGGCTTTTCATCCAGCTCCAGTCCAGGTTCGTCCCCGGGACCATCACCGGGTCCAGGTCCCATTCCGGACCCAATGTATCAGGTTATCAGTCTTTTTGATCAGTACGTGAAATCCACATTCTCCAAAGCTTCACAAGCGGGATTGCCGGGTGCAGCAGTGGTTCTTATATATAAGGGTAAAATAGTTTCTATGAATGCCCTGGGAGTGAGAGATCTTGAATCGGGCCTTCCCGTAACTCCGGATACTTTATTCCTGTTAGCTTCAGTAACTAAAAGTTTTTCTGCTACTAATGTCGCCCAACAAGTTGATAAAGGGTTAATGCGTTGGAATGATACTGTAAATACCTATTTTAATGATCCAAATGAGTTTGATTTGTATGATCCTACTGCCTATAACGATCTGACCATAGCCGATTGTCTCAAACACACCAGTGGATTACCTGCTGCGGAAGGAGATCCAGAAGCGTTTACTTTCAACAACAGTTACTCTCACATGCTTTATAATCAGCGTTTCGTACTGAATACCAGTGCATTAGGTACTACTCATCAGTATAATAATATAATGTATGCCTTGGGTGGTTACAGTGCGGCTATTGCCAATAACAAAGCGTGGGTGGATCTAATTAAAGAAGAACTTTTAAACCCCTTAGGAATGAATACCGCAACTACTAATCTCTCTGATTTCTTGAACTCACCCAACCATGCAACCCATTACATTTCATACTATAATGATAGCGGATCTATCATTAGAACACCTTCATATCCTCCGGCTTTAGACGAAATTGGACCGGCCGGTAGTATGGGCGCTTCAATTAATCAGTTAGTTAATTGGCTTAATTTCCAATTAGCTGGTACTGGAATGTTCAACGGCCAGATAATTGTTTCTAAAGAGAATTTAGATGCAACCAGAACCGGATATGTATACATCGATGATAAAAATGATACCATGTATGGATATGGGTGGGATATTGATAAAACCCATATATCCCATGCAGGAAGCATACCTTCGTCCAAAGCTTTCGTGAATTTCTACCCATCTACGGGAGTCGGTATGGCAATATTAACCAATGAAGGGAGTATGGGGGATGCCTTCCGGATGAGTGTATATAAAAAATTAATAGATTTAATGAATGGTGATGAAACCTCTGATTTCTGGCCTATTTTCTACGATACATATAAACCAGTATATCAACAAGCTCCGGATAACCCCACTGGACCAGGAGACCTTGCCAATTATCCTGGTGTGTATTTAAATGATTTTTATGGGAATATTACCATTAAACTGGAAAATAACGTTCTGATTAGTTATTATTGTTTAAACGATCAGTCCTTCAATTTAACTCATTGGAATGACACTACATTCGCCGCAAGAAGTAATGGTGACTTATTAACTTTCAAAAACCTTACAGATGGCAAATATCAGCAATTAGTAACCTATGTGGCGCCGGATTATACTGTGATACCCACTAACGTAACAAACACCTTCAATCGTACAGAATAA
- the rpsJ gene encoding 30S ribosomal protein S10, with product MNKARIKLTGTDPEKLAYVCDQLKRIAERTGVDLSGPIPLPTKKLVVPTRKSPDGEGKATWEKWELRIHKRLVGIEADERAMRQVMKVNVPDNVSIEIELRS from the coding sequence ATGAACAAAGCTAGAATCAAACTCACCGGCACCGACCCCGAGAAACTGGCCTATGTATGTGACCAGCTCAAAAGAATCGCCGAAAGGACCGGTGTAGATCTCTCCGGACCAATACCATTACCCACCAAGAAACTAGTTGTACCTACCCGGAAATCACCGGATGGAGAGGGAAAAGCAACCTGGGAAAAATGGGAACTCCGGATCCACAAAAGACTGGTGGGAATCGAAGCCGATGAACGGGCCATGAGACAGGTAATGAAAGTCAATGTGCCAGACAACGTGAGCATCGAAATCGAACTCCGCAGTTAA
- the tuf gene encoding translation elongation factor EF-1 subunit alpha: MAKGKQHMNLAFIGHVDHGKSTMVGHLLLQSGAIAEQQLSDGEDKFRFVMDKLSEERERGVTIDLAHARFDTPKYEFTIVDCPGHRDFVKNMITGASQADAAVLVVAVDDGVMPQTKEHVFLARTLGINQLIIGINKMDLVKYSEEKFNELKEEVSDLIKTVAYKPKDINFIPLSAFEGDNITKKSDNTPWYKGPSLVEALDEFKAPEKPTNLPLRVPVQDVYSITGVGTVPVGRVETGVMKKGDNVIFEPPGASGEVKSIEMHHDMLDSAEPGDNVGFNVRGVGKNDIRRGDVAGHTDNAPTVAKEFTAQIVVLQHPGVITVGYTPVFHCHTAQVACTFLELQKKLDPATGQVKEENPDFLKTGDVAFVVVKPTKPMVIEKIKDIPHMGRFAIRDMGQTVASGMCIDLVPAK, translated from the coding sequence ATGGCTAAAGGAAAACAACACATGAATTTAGCGTTTATCGGACACGTAGACCACGGTAAATCCACTATGGTGGGTCACCTATTATTACAGTCCGGAGCTATCGCTGAACAACAGCTATCTGACGGAGAAGACAAATTCAGATTCGTCATGGATAAATTATCAGAAGAAAGAGAAAGAGGAGTGACCATCGACCTGGCCCACGCCAGATTCGACACCCCTAAATACGAGTTCACCATTGTAGACTGTCCTGGTCACCGTGACTTCGTTAAAAACATGATCACCGGTGCATCACAGGCTGACGCTGCAGTATTAGTAGTAGCCGTAGATGACGGTGTAATGCCACAGACCAAGGAACACGTATTTTTAGCACGTACCCTCGGTATCAACCAGCTCATCATTGGTATAAACAAGATGGACCTGGTTAAATACAGTGAAGAAAAATTCAACGAACTCAAAGAAGAAGTCTCCGACCTCATTAAAACTGTGGCTTACAAGCCCAAAGACATCAACTTCATACCATTATCTGCATTTGAAGGAGACAACATAACCAAAAAATCAGATAACACCCCTTGGTACAAAGGACCAAGCTTAGTGGAAGCACTGGATGAATTCAAAGCACCAGAAAAACCAACCAACCTACCACTACGAGTACCTGTCCAGGATGTTTACTCCATCACTGGAGTGGGAACCGTACCTGTGGGCCGAGTGGAAACCGGTGTAATGAAGAAGGGTGACAACGTCATCTTTGAACCACCAGGAGCAAGCGGAGAAGTAAAATCCATCGAAATGCACCACGACATGCTGGATTCAGCCGAACCTGGTGACAATGTAGGATTTAACGTACGTGGAGTAGGTAAAAACGACATCCGCCGTGGAGACGTAGCCGGACACACCGACAACGCACCAACTGTGGCCAAAGAATTCACCGCACAGATCGTGGTCTTACAGCACCCTGGTGTTATCACCGTGGGTTACACTCCTGTATTCCACTGTCACACCGCACAGGTCGCCTGTACCTTCCTGGAACTCCAGAAAAAACTGGACCCAGCCACTGGTCAGGTAAAAGAAGAAAACCCCGACTTCCTGAAGACTGGGGATGTAGCCTTTGTGGTAGTGAAACCTACCAAACCAATGGTCATCGAGAAGATCAAGGACATACCACACATGGGCCGGTTCGCTATCCGTGATATGGGTCAGACTGTTGCCTCTGGTATGTGTATTGACCTGGTGCCAGCAAAATAG